Proteins from a genomic interval of Calypte anna isolate BGI_N300 chromosome 19, bCalAnn1_v1.p, whole genome shotgun sequence:
- the LOC115599380 gene encoding C-C motif chemokine 18-like, with translation MKVFSLSLLTLLLGTLWTGNHGISFRSLHGMCCSKMMFTEWEIPAFRIRSYEETPSHCPHRAVRVTLLRGKKLCVDPEQGWFQQYRRQKE, from the exons ATGAAGGTTTTCTCCTTGTCCTTGCTCACCCTTCTGTTGGGGACTCTCTGGACTGGAAACCACGGCATCTCTT TCCGCAGCCTCCACGGAATGTGCTGCTCCAAGATGATGTTCACAGAGTGGGAAATCCCTGCCTTCCGCATCAGGAGCTATGAGGAGACACCTTCCCACTGCCCCCACAGGGCTGTGCG tGTGACGCTGCTGAGGGGGAAGAAGTTGTGTGTGGacccagagcagggctggttCCAGCAGTACCGGCGGCAGAAAGAGTAA
- the LOC103525737 gene encoding C-C motif chemokine 4 — protein sequence MAKVARVACLLLLLLLLLAVLCCQSRAQRAPAVPDKCCFNFQMRRIKRANIVACYPTSPECPHRAVIFRVRNGKEICAQASRAWVKRYQQSFQVSSFSISS from the exons atGGCCAAGGTGGCCAGGGTggcctgcctcctcctcctcctcctccttctccttgctgtgctgtgctgccagaGCCGGGCTCAGA GAGCCCCGGCTGTGCCGGACAAGTGCTGCTTCAACTTCCAGATGAGAAGGATCAAGAGAGCCAACATCGTCGCCTGCTACCCCACCAGCCCTGAGTGCCCACACCGGGCTGTGAT ATTCAGGGTGAGGAACGGGAAGGAGATATGCGCCCAGGCAAGCAGAGCTTGGGTGAAGAGGTACCAGCAAAGCTTCCAAGtcagctccttctccatctccagcTAG